The genomic region GGGTCAGGATTCTTCAGGAACAGGGCCCCGGGCTCTTGGCGCACAGGCCTGAGCTAGTGCAACCGGCTGGGCTCCAGGACTATGCGGAGCTCGGCCTCCTCGAACGCCTGAAGGCCCGGAACGTGGCGCGGGTCGAGCAGTTTCACTTCCATCGGATAGGGGGAGAACCGCTGTGCCAGGTGGATTATCGTGCCCTGGATCACCCCTACCCCTATGCCCTGGTGACACTTCCCCGCCAAACCCGCCGAGTGTTGCTGGAGGGGCTTCACACCTGCCCCACGGTTCACGTGCACTGGGGCACGCGCCTGACCGGCGTTCTGCGGCGGAGCGGGAGCGCCCAGGTGATCGGAGCCACGGCGACGGAAGGCGGACGCGAGCGGGATTTCTACGCCCGCGTAACCATCGGAGCGGACGGGAGCTGGTCATGTCTCCGAGACATGCTGGGCCTCGTCTGCCGGACCAAGCGCTACCGGAACGCCTTTCTCGGCCTGCGGGCGAAACGGCCCAAGGGACTCGCCGGGGAATGGGGCGGCCGGGTTCACTACTACCTGGGACACGGGGAAATTCTGGGGTACTTTCCGGTTTCGCCGGTTGCCTGCTGCCTCTTGTTTATGGTTCCGGCCGGCGATCTCGCGGCGATAGACGGGCCAAGGCTCGCGGCGTTGAAGCACCGGATCCGCACCATTGATCCGGGGCTGGGCGATGCCCTTGGAGAAGCCGCGCCCTGGGAACAGTTCTCTCGCCTCTTTCCGGTCCAGATCCGCACGGCCACGTGGGTGGCGGACGGCGCGGCCTTGCTCGGCGATGCGGCCCATGCGTGCCACCCCCATGTGGCTCAAGGAAGTTCCCAGGCGATGGAGGACGGCAGAGTCCTGACGGACGTGCTCGAAGGGTGCTTTGAGCGCGGGGACTTTACGGCTCGCGCGCTGGCGCCGTATGAGCGAATACGGCGACCAATGGTGGAGCGGCTTCAGCGGGTGGCCGACGAGTATGCCTGGCTGTGGGAAACCAGCAACCCCGTGCTGACGCGGCTCCGCGATCGGATCTTTCTGAATATCGGGAAGAGGCCCGCGCTGCTCCATCGGGTCGCGGCCACGGAAGCGGGTCTCGAACCCCGGCCGCTGACGTTCGTCGAGCGGTTGCGCGCGTTGGGGTTGTGCGCATGAGCCCGTTGGCGATTCGAGGGCTCAACGACTCAGCGGACTCCGGTTTGGGCCGCAATGGATCGGGGGGATCATGAAAAGATGGCTTGCAGCGGGCCTGCTGGCCCTCTGGATGACAGCGCCGGCTCAAGCGGCGCCGGCCTGGGCGGGAGAACCGGAACCCTCCGCGCCGATGGGGATGTGGGGAAAATGGTGCTCCGGCAAGCTGTGCCTGGAAGCCCGGACCGGCGACGGCGCGGCGGCCACGGCCCAGACGGAGCCGACCGGCTCCGCGACGCACGGGCATGTCGGGCACGGACATGCCGCCGCGCCGCTCTCCGACGAGGAGGTTCAGTATTCCATCTTCATGCACGATACGGCCGGCATATTCCTGGTCGTCATCAGCCTCTGCGCCTTTCTGGGAGGGTTCGAGTCTCGTTGGCTGGCTTGGCTGCAAGGCCTGTGGCCGGCTGTGTGGATCATCATGGGGCTCTTCCTGTTCGTGCGCGGCGACCCCGACGCCTGGCCCATGGGAGGGCCCGGGTTGTGGGAGAGCGTGACCACCCTGCCCACCGCGCACCAGGTGATCCAGCACAAGGTTCTCACCCTTGTCGCGGTCTTCATCGGCCTGTTCGAGTGGCTCAAGGGGCGCCGGGTCCTCGCGCATCCGGTCTGGGCCTATGTGATACC from Nitrospirota bacterium harbors:
- a CDS encoding NAD(P)/FAD-dependent oxidoreductase, whose translation is MAYSSDVLIVGAGAGGLSLGLRLGSKGHRVRILQEQGPGLLAHRPELVQPAGLQDYAELGLLERLKARNVARVEQFHFHRIGGEPLCQVDYRALDHPYPYALVTLPRQTRRVLLEGLHTCPTVHVHWGTRLTGVLRRSGSAQVIGATATEGGRERDFYARVTIGADGSWSCLRDMLGLVCRTKRYRNAFLGLRAKRPKGLAGEWGGRVHYYLGHGEILGYFPVSPVACCLLFMVPAGDLAAIDGPRLAALKHRIRTIDPGLGDALGEAAPWEQFSRLFPVQIRTATWVADGAALLGDAAHACHPHVAQGSSQAMEDGRVLTDVLEGCFERGDFTARALAPYERIRRPMVERLQRVADEYAWLWETSNPVLTRLRDRIFLNIGKRPALLHRVAATEAGLEPRPLTFVERLRALGLCA